CGGAGCTGTTATTGCTAAACAGTATCATTGGAATTATGACTATAGCTCCTATAGCCATTCTTATGGAAGCAATACTCAGATAATCCGTGTGAGGCAATAAACGTATAAAAATGCCGGAAGCACCCCAAGCCATAACAGTGCAAATTGCGATGCTGACTTTTTGGTTGCTGATTGAGGGTGTAGCGGTTTTTTCCATTTTTTTCATTAGTGGGAAATGCATTTAATTGACATGATAAATGTCAATTTCAAAACTAGAAATGCTTGCTATCGTTCAGTCTTATCCATTAAGATTTGAATATTTGCGATAATTTTTTTTCATATCGATTTATTTTAGCGGATAAGAAAGATATTTACTGAACGCTATTTAATTATTCAAGTTAAACGTAAAGGACGAACGAGGGGTGATATGGTGTATGAAGGTAAGTCTTGGCAAGCACGGAATAATAGAATAAAAGCATCAAAGCTTAGATCAGGTCTTGCAAGAGCGCCCATTCAAGCGATGATGAGAAGGTTCTTCAAGAAGGATGGTGATGACGATGAGAGAAGAAGACAGCATAGGCATCCGCCCAGAGTAATTCCCATGGATCGCTTGAGTATATTTGAACAATCGGATGATTATGTTAGAATTGATACTGAAAATGGGCAGCAACCATTCTCACAGCCTCAACAAACTGAAGGAGCTTCTCTTGTTGGAAATGGGCAAGATGACAGGCCTCCAGGTTATGATAGCCATACTGATTTCACTGAAACGTATGTGCATAGGGCTGTTCAAAGTGGACAGACGCCAGATCCGCAAACGTCGCAAGTTGCTCCTTTATATGATAGGCACAGAGAATTTACCGAGACATATAGAGAAAGACAAGGCATCGCACCTGGACAAAGTTCTAGTGTAACTTCAGATCATGTTTCTCCTTCGCCATTGTCAAGCTTGCCGGTCATTGGCTCTTTGGTAAACATGTTTTCAGGGCAAAGTAGAAGGCAAAGATCTGCTCAACCAAATCCTACGAGGAGTTTATCAACTATAATTGAGCAGGAAGACCGACCAGTTTCTGCGAGACCATCAAATTTACCTACTTGGTCTATTCCTTCGGCATCTCCAAGCGAGACATTGTCAGAGAGACTGATGCGCCAAAAAACAGAAGCGACAAGAAAAAAGTATTCTTCTGCATCGGATATGCCAACAGGATATTCAGGTGAAGGGCCAGAAGTCTTTGATAGAAGAAATTTTCGCAAGCATTTTGACGAACCTAAAGAGGCTAATGCAAGCTATTTGGAATACTTACATTTCTATAGATCAAGAGGACATCACTTTGTAAAGCATCTAGGCTTAGCCATATCGCCAGAAGGAACGGATGATTATTATTTGACGCATTTATACGAGCAATTTTCACAAGACTTATTAATAAAGTGTAGAGAGTTAATCGCTGAAAACCCTTCGTGCGGGCCGAAGGAAATTCTGAAATTGTTGTTTGCAGAGGCTCATGCTATGAATCAAAGTAATGGAGGAATGTATAATCGCCAGTATTTGGAAGGTCTTTGTCATTTAGCTTACCATCAATATGTTGATGAAGAAAGAAGCCTTAGAAGTATCAGTCGCAGGTCTGAATTCGCTAAAATGGATGTGAATGATACCGACTTTTTGGATACAATAATGGAATTTGACCCTGATACGATTACTGATGATGTATTAAGAACCAAAGGCGTTGTTTCTCCTATGGATTCGAGCGAAGCAAGAAGAAAACAATTGGCAAGGAAGTATAAGGATTTATATTTTTCAACAATTAGAAATGCCCGACAAAACAGGATGCATGAAAAGAGACATGATGATGCTATGTCCGAAATCATGATGTTTATTAAGTCGCAATTGCTATTTCAATATGAGGAGCTTTTCAATGATCATGTGGTGGAAGGTTTGGCTCTTAGGATTCTTTTTGAGCTCAGAGAGAAGAGATGACAATGTTTTGATAGTGTCATTTTTCGAATTTATTTTAACTTTGCCCACTACAATTTGAAGCTAGGAAGATGAAAGAGTATATAGGAAGCAATTCAAAATATAAGTTTGATAGATATCCCAAATCAAATAATAGATCCCTGCAACCATGGAATGCCGGAAATGAGCTTGTACTAGAATATTTGGAGGAAAACAATTTCGATGAGGTTTCTCCTTTGATTTACAATGACAGGTTTGGGTTCTTTCTTGTCAACTTGAATGGGCAGGAACCTTTGATGGTTTATAATTATCGTTCTCAATTGAAATCATGGACAAATAATCTAAAACTTAATCAGCTTGAGAATTTATATTTTGACACTATGAGTCCTTTGGACGTTGAGCTTGGGTTGAATGCTGATTTGGCCATAATTGACATACCAAAATCATTGGAACTTTTTGAATTGTATTTGATTCATGCTTCTTCTCATTTAAGCAATGATTGCACAGTAATTTGCTCATTTATGACCAAGCATTTTTCACCTAAAATGCTTAAAGTTGCCGAGAAATATTTTGAGAATATTACTCAAAGCAGAGCAAAAAAGAAATCCAGACTTTTAATTTTGAAAAGCAAAAAAGAGCTTAGCTCAAATATTTCGGACTGTGTAAATGAAATAAAGCTAAAAGAGGGTAATAGTTTGCATCAATACTATGGAGTATTCTCTTCAGGTGGCGTTGATATAGCAACGCAGTTTTTTATCGATGAAATGTTGTTGAATGAAGAGCAAAAAGTGCTGGATTTAGCATCTGGAAATGGAGTGATTGGGTATGAAATAAGCAAGAAACTTCCAAATGCTGAATTTCATTTTTTGGATGACTCATTATTAGCGATAGCTTCTTCCAAAATCAATTTGAAAGATAAAAACGCTCGTTTTTATTTTGAAGATACTTTGGATAAACTCGATGACAATAATTATGATTTGGTGGTTTCAAACCCTCCTTTTCACTTTGAGCATGAGAATAATATCGAGGTTGCGATAAGCTTGTTTGAAGAAACAAAAAGAGTTCTTAAGAATGGAGGCAGTTTTCAATTGGTCGCCAATACGCATTTGAACTACAAAACGCATTTGACTAAAATTTTTGATGAAGTGAATATTTTAGCTGATAATGAGAGGTTTGTTGTTTACAAATGCATTAAAAGTTAATTGAACTTTTCTTCCCATTTTACGATGTCTTTCCATGCAATAAGAGGATCTTGGCTATTCCAGATAGCGCCTAGCAAGGCGACGCCATCAAACCCCATGGAAAGGCATTTATGGATATTCATTTTGCTTATTCCCCCCAGAGCAATAGTTTTTTTAGGTGTATTCTCAAGAGATTCTATCAGTTCATTGTCAATAAATTTGCTGGAATATCCTCGTTTGGAAATAGAGTTGAATACTGGACTAAGGAAAACATACTCGTATTTTCCTTTATCGGATTTATACTCCTCCAAGGTATGAAAGCCCGTAGATGCTTTATGCTTTCCTTTATAAGGGTTTGGGGCTAGCTTTCTCGCATACTCTGTAAAGTGTATGCCTCCCAAGTTATACTCGTTGGCTAGCTCATGATAGTGGTGAAGTCGAATTCTTGGATGAAATTCTTCGGGTAATTTGTTGAGCCATTCCCGATATTGCTCAATAGTCGCTTGTGGTTTTCTCAGATGCAAGATACCCAAGTCTCTTTCAAAGAGTTTGACGATCAAATCTAACTCTTCATCAAAAAAATCTGGTCTTGTAAACAGAATTATTTCCATTGCTCACTAAAGCTATCTAAATTTAATGGGAATGTACTATCTTTATTGTATAATTACAATAGTTTAATAAAAACAATATTATAATGGACGTTTTAGAGAGATTTTTAAGATATGTAAGCTATCATACTACTTCAGAATTTGGTGTAAAGCAAATACCAAGCACAGAGCGTCAATGGGTTTTGGCTAGAGACTTGGAGAAGGAATTGAGAGAAATAGGCATGCATGATGTTTCAATTGACGATCATGGTTATGTAATGGGAACTTTGCCTTCGAATGTTGACCATGAAGTGCCTACTATTGGTTTTGTCGCTCATTATGACACTTCGCCGGATTTTTCAGGAGAGAATGTAAAACCTCAGATTTGGGAGAATTACGATGGCAAGGAAATCATACTAAACGCTGCTGAGAATATTGTTTTGTCACCGGATGAATTTCCTGACTTATTATTCTACAAAGGTCAAACGTTGATTACAACAGATGGAACAACTTTGCTTGGAGCGGATGATAAAGCTGGTGTGACTGAAATTGTGTCCGCTATGGAATATTTGATCGCTCATCCTGAAATCAAGCATGGAACGATCAAAGTCGGCTTTACACCTGATGAGGAAGTTGGTAGAGGAGCGGATCTGTTTGACGTGAAGAAATTTGGAGCAGAATGGGCCTATACAATGGATGGCAGCAAAGTTGGAGAGTTGGAGTATGAGTCTTTTAATGCGGCGTATGCTAAATTGACTTTCCATGGCAAGATGGTTCACCCTGGATATGCCAAAGGTAAAATGAAGAATACGATGACTATTGCTGGTAAATTCACTACAGCTTTGCCTGAGAATGAAGTGCCTGAGAAAACTAGCGGTAGAGATGGTTTTTATCATTTGACAAGCATGGAAGGCGAAGTGGAAAAAACAGTTCTTCAATATATCATTCGCGACTTTGATAAAGGCATTTTCGAGAATAGAAAAGAGCATTTCAAAGCTGTGGTTGATCAGTTCAATGAGACTTATGGTGCGGGAACTGTTGAGTTGGAAATGTTCGATCAATACTATAACATGGGCGATGTTGTAAAAGATGTGTTCCATACAATAGATATTGCTAAAGAAGCGATGGAAGAATTGAATATTGAGCCGATAATAAAAGGTATTAGAGGAGGTACAGACGGAGCAAGACTTTCATTCATGGGACTTCCTTGTCCTAATATCTTTGCAGGTGGCCACAATTTTCATGGCAGGTATGAATTTGTAGCCAAAGAAGCGATAGAAAAAGCGACAATGGTTATTTGCAAAGTAGCAGAACTAACAGCTGAAAAGTATAAAAAGTAATCATTGGTGATAGTGATTATTTGAAAAAATTAAAGCCCAAGCTATTTGATTGCTTGGGCTTTGTTGTTATTTGACGGGAGCCTATATGCTATTTCATAGAGGCTGTTTTGGGTTGCTTGTCTATCGTATTTGTTTCACCGTATAATACCAAGAAGTGAGCAGCTGACCAGCTGAAATGGTTTGCATTTAATCCTTCTCCTGTTATTGGGTGATAATTTTCCCTGATTGGATCGCTGGAGTTTTTCAATCCACCGGCATTGTCAAGCATTTTCTTGGCTAGGGTATTAGCTTCTTGTGTGAAACCATAATTCATAAGAGCTTCCACTCCATAGTTAGCTTGATCCATCCACACAGGCCCTCTCCAATATCCTTTTCTAGGATTGAATTTCGGATGATTGTATGCTAGTGTTGGCAAAGGCATTTTAGTGTTAAACACAGCCGTGTCCATCATTACATCTTTAACTCTTGCCGCCTGCTCTGGTGTTGCGATATTCGCCCATAATGGTATCCAACCTTCCGGTCCTTGAACCTTGATCGTTTTTTTAGTGTGAATATCAATATCATAGAAATACCCTGTTTCCTCATCGAACATTAGGTCTTGAATTTTCTTTTTCAATATTTCCGCATCAGCTAAGAATTTTTTGCTTTCTTCTTCTTTGCCTAGAATTTTTGAAATCTCGGCTAAATCTAGTTTTTCGTCATATAAATATGAGTTCAAATCCACAGACTCTTGCTCTAAAGACCATCCATGCTCGTTGTTTTTCAACAGGTCTTTCTTTGCAAATGCTTCATCAAATCTAACGGCATTATCCATTCCGCTTTCCCAAGCAGCGGCGGTTGGAGTTCCATCAGTTGCTCCATATTCGCAAATGCCATTTTTGTCGTGATCGCGATAGATATACCACCAGTTATGATATTTAACTAGTTTAGGGTACATTTCTTCCAAAAATGATTGGTCCTTGCTTACGTCATAAACTTTCTTGACCGCCCAAGTAGCCAATGGTGCTTTTGTGTTTCTCCAATTATGCTTTTCATCCAATGTATCTCTGAATACACAGTCAGCGATCATACCCATATCATCTTGGTAGTCGAACATCGCTCTGATCTGATTTTTGGCAAGTTCAGGCTCAATTGCCGCCAATGCGTAAGAGTGTTTCCAAGAGTCCCATGCCCAAAAACCATGAAAATGGCGAATTCCATAAGATGGGAATAACCCTTCATGTTTCAGCTCACCGGCAGCGGATCTCCAGTTATTCATCAGAGTATTAAGTGATTTTACAGCAATTCTTCTATAATCATTATTCTCTTTCCAGTGGGTAGGCTGGTCCACAACTGTCTCAACATATCTGTTCCATCTCTTTTCATTTTCATTGAGGGCTACTTCCGCATTTTTCAAGGAAATGTCAGAGATTCTTTCCTCTGCTTTTTTCTCAATATCGTCAAATACTACCGAAATTGTGATGGCATTTTGAATTGATTCATTCTGTTTAATGCTTTGAGCTTCTCCAGCATTAAATGAATAGGATGATTCATCACTTGAAGGCTTGGATACAGTTGAAGATCTTAAAGCGACAGCTTTTGAATTGCCTTCAAATGTAACATCGACTCCATTCTCCAAAGCGTTTATGTTAGTTTCAGGCAAGAATACGTCTCCCTCCCATCCTATTTGAATTTCCTGAGCCTCGCCGCTCGAGTTTTTAATTTCTGATGAGATTAAGGTTGTTCTATTGCTGACAAAAATCAGATTCATATCAATTTCCAAACCATTGATATTGAAACTTTGAACAAGTCTGCCTGGGTAGTAAGATGTCTTTAGGTCTTTAGCCTTATTCAGGTCGAGCTTTTTATCTCCGATTTTAATAGATAGCTTGGCAAATTGCTTGGAGAACCATGCTCCATTGTTTTGAGTCATAAGAAAAGGACCAACAAATCCTCCTACCTGATCGCTTCCTTGCTCTGGCAGTGAAAAGCTATGCCAAGATCCCATGTCAGAAAAACTCCATACTC
The sequence above is a segment of the Aureibacter tunicatorum genome. Coding sequences within it:
- a CDS encoding thiamine phosphate synthase, whose protein sequence is MEIILFTRPDFFDEELDLIVKLFERDLGILHLRKPQATIEQYREWLNKLPEEFHPRIRLHHYHELANEYNLGGIHFTEYARKLAPNPYKGKHKASTGFHTLEEYKSDKGKYEYVFLSPVFNSISKRGYSSKFIDNELIESLENTPKKTIALGGISKMNIHKCLSMGFDGVALLGAIWNSQDPLIAWKDIVKWEEKFN
- a CDS encoding MGH1-like glycoside hydrolase domain-containing protein, with the translated sequence MRLFKTNTNFFSKALKGSAFLLAFAACKNLNSEKQNLHHPEGEAQISLYDFPNVLDVTGTPEDHKSWGVWSFSDMGSWHSFSLPEQGSDQVGGFVGPFLMTQNNGAWFSKQFAKLSIKIGDKKLDLNKAKDLKTSYYPGRLVQSFNINGLEIDMNLIFVSNRTTLISSEIKNSSGEAQEIQIGWEGDVFLPETNINALENGVDVTFEGNSKAVALRSSTVSKPSSDESSYSFNAGEAQSIKQNESIQNAITISVVFDDIEKKAEERISDISLKNAEVALNENEKRWNRYVETVVDQPTHWKENNDYRRIAVKSLNTLMNNWRSAAGELKHEGLFPSYGIRHFHGFWAWDSWKHSYALAAIEPELAKNQIRAMFDYQDDMGMIADCVFRDTLDEKHNWRNTKAPLATWAVKKVYDVSKDQSFLEEMYPKLVKYHNWWYIYRDHDKNGICEYGATDGTPTAAAWESGMDNAVRFDEAFAKKDLLKNNEHGWSLEQESVDLNSYLYDEKLDLAEISKILGKEEESKKFLADAEILKKKIQDLMFDEETGYFYDIDIHTKKTIKVQGPEGWIPLWANIATPEQAARVKDVMMDTAVFNTKMPLPTLAYNHPKFNPRKGYWRGPVWMDQANYGVEALMNYGFTQEANTLAKKMLDNAGGLKNSSDPIRENYHPITGEGLNANHFSWSAAHFLVLYGETNTIDKQPKTASMK
- the pepT gene encoding peptidase T; protein product: MMDVLERFLRYVSYHTTSEFGVKQIPSTERQWVLARDLEKELREIGMHDVSIDDHGYVMGTLPSNVDHEVPTIGFVAHYDTSPDFSGENVKPQIWENYDGKEIILNAAENIVLSPDEFPDLLFYKGQTLITTDGTTLLGADDKAGVTEIVSAMEYLIAHPEIKHGTIKVGFTPDEEVGRGADLFDVKKFGAEWAYTMDGSKVGELEYESFNAAYAKLTFHGKMVHPGYAKGKMKNTMTIAGKFTTALPENEVPEKTSGRDGFYHLTSMEGEVEKTVLQYIIRDFDKGIFENRKEHFKAVVDQFNETYGAGTVELEMFDQYYNMGDVVKDVFHTIDIAKEAMEELNIEPIIKGIRGGTDGARLSFMGLPCPNIFAGGHNFHGRYEFVAKEAIEKATMVICKVAELTAEKYKK
- a CDS encoding class I SAM-dependent methyltransferase, giving the protein MKEYIGSNSKYKFDRYPKSNNRSLQPWNAGNELVLEYLEENNFDEVSPLIYNDRFGFFLVNLNGQEPLMVYNYRSQLKSWTNNLKLNQLENLYFDTMSPLDVELGLNADLAIIDIPKSLELFELYLIHASSHLSNDCTVICSFMTKHFSPKMLKVAEKYFENITQSRAKKKSRLLILKSKKELSSNISDCVNEIKLKEGNSLHQYYGVFSSGGVDIATQFFIDEMLLNEEQKVLDLASGNGVIGYEISKKLPNAEFHFLDDSLLAIASSKINLKDKNARFYFEDTLDKLDDNNYDLVVSNPPFHFEHENNIEVAISLFEETKRVLKNGGSFQLVANTHLNYKTHLTKIFDEVNILADNERFVVYKCIKS